From Pseudomonas sp. StFLB209, a single genomic window includes:
- a CDS encoding cation acetate symporter, with protein MIRRLSAALALTAFAPALMAADALTGAVQKQALNVPAIVMFVAFVVFTLYITYWASKKNNSASDYYAAGGKITGFQNGLAIAGDYMSAASFLGISALVYTSGYDGLIYSIGFLVGWPIILFLIAERLRNLGKYTFADVASYRLKQMEIRTLSACGSLVVVAFYLIAQMVGAGKLIQLLFGLDYTVAVILVGILMCLYVLFGGMLATTWVQIIKAVMLLSGASFMALMVMKHVNFDFNQLFSQAVAVHPKGEAIMSPGGLVKDPISAFSLGLALMFGTAGLPHILMRFFTVSDAKEARKSVFYATGFIGYFYILTFIIGFGAILLVSTNPMFKDAAGALIGGNNMAAVHLSNAVGGSLFLGFISAVAFATILAVVAGLTLAGASAVSHDLYASVIKKGKANEKDEIRVSKMTTIALAVVAIILGIAFESQNIAFMVGLAFSIAASCNFPVLLLSMYWKNLTTRGAMIGGWMGLISAVVLMILGPTIWVQILHNPKAIFPYEYPALFSIAIAFVGIWFFSITDKSKAGEDERALFVPQFVRSQTGLGASGAVSH; from the coding sequence ATGATCCGTCGTCTCTCTGCGGCACTTGCGCTGACCGCTTTCGCACCCGCACTGATGGCGGCTGACGCCCTCACCGGCGCAGTGCAGAAGCAAGCTCTCAACGTCCCGGCGATCGTCATGTTCGTCGCGTTCGTGGTGTTCACCCTGTACATCACTTACTGGGCCTCCAAGAAAAACAACTCGGCGTCGGACTACTACGCCGCCGGCGGCAAGATCACCGGTTTCCAGAACGGCCTGGCGATTGCCGGTGACTACATGTCGGCGGCGTCATTCCTGGGTATTTCCGCACTGGTTTACACCTCTGGCTACGATGGCCTGATCTACTCGATCGGCTTTTTGGTGGGCTGGCCGATCATTCTGTTCCTGATTGCCGAGCGCCTGCGTAACCTGGGCAAGTACACCTTTGCCGACGTGGCGTCCTACCGCCTCAAGCAGATGGAAATCCGTACCCTGTCGGCGTGTGGCTCGCTGGTGGTGGTGGCGTTCTACCTGATCGCGCAGATGGTCGGTGCCGGCAAGCTGATCCAGTTGCTGTTTGGGCTGGACTACACCGTTGCGGTGATCCTGGTGGGTATCCTGATGTGCCTGTACGTGCTGTTCGGCGGCATGCTGGCGACCACCTGGGTACAGATCATCAAGGCGGTGATGCTGCTCTCCGGTGCTTCGTTCATGGCGCTGATGGTCATGAAACACGTCAACTTCGACTTCAACCAGCTGTTCTCCCAGGCGGTTGCCGTGCACCCTAAAGGTGAGGCGATCATGAGCCCGGGCGGCCTGGTTAAAGACCCGATCTCGGCGTTCTCGCTGGGCCTGGCGCTGATGTTCGGTACGGCTGGCCTGCCACACATCCTGATGCGCTTCTTCACCGTCAGCGATGCCAAGGAAGCCCGCAAGTCGGTGTTCTATGCCACCGGTTTCATTGGCTACTTCTACATCCTGACCTTCATCATCGGTTTTGGTGCGATCCTGTTGGTCAGCACCAACCCGATGTTCAAGGACGCGGCTGGCGCGTTGATCGGCGGTAACAACATGGCGGCGGTGCATCTGTCCAACGCCGTGGGCGGCAGCCTGTTCCTGGGCTTTATCTCTGCGGTAGCCTTCGCCACCATTCTGGCTGTAGTAGCCGGTCTGACCCTGGCAGGCGCGTCGGCGGTCTCCCATGACCTGTATGCCAGCGTGATCAAGAAAGGCAAGGCCAACGAGAAAGACGAGATCCGCGTGTCGAAGATGACCACCATCGCGCTGGCTGTGGTTGCGATCATCCTGGGTATTGCCTTCGAGAGCCAGAACATCGCGTTCATGGTCGGCCTGGCATTCTCCATCGCTGCAAGCTGCAACTTCCCGGTGCTGCTGCTCTCGATGTACTGGAAGAACCTGACCACCCGTGGCGCCATGATTGGCGGCTGGATGGGCTTGATCAGCGCCGTGGTGCTGATGATTCTCGGCCCGACCATCTGGGTGCAGATTCTGCATAACCCTAAAGCAATCTTCCCGTACGAGTACCCGGCGCTGTTCTCGATTGCCATTGCATTCGTGGGCATCTGGTTCTTCTCGATCACCGACAAGTCCAAGGCAGGTGAGGATGAGCGTGCGCTGTTCGTGCCACAGTTTGTCCGTTCGCAAACCGGTCTGGGTGCCAGCGGTGCGGTATCGCACTGA
- a CDS encoding DUF485 domain-containing protein translates to MNDSIYQKIQDNPRFKELVAKRERFAWILSAIMLSLYAAFILLIAYGPHILGAKLSATSTVTWGMPIGVGLIVTAFILTGVYVRRANGEFDELNNAVLKEIQQ, encoded by the coding sequence ATGAACGACAGCATCTACCAAAAGATACAAGACAACCCCAGGTTCAAGGAGCTGGTGGCCAAGAGGGAGCGTTTCGCCTGGATTCTTTCAGCGATCATGCTCAGCCTCTACGCCGCCTTTATCCTGTTGATCGCTTATGGCCCCCACATTCTGGGCGCCAAGCTGAGCGCAACGTCCACGGTGACCTGGGGCATGCCGATCGGGGTCGGCCTGATCGTCACCGCGTTTATCCTGACCGGCGTCTACGTACGCCGTGCCAACGGTGAATTCGACGAGCTGAACAACGCCGTACTCAAGGAGATTCAGCAATGA
- a CDS encoding glycine betaine ABC transporter substrate-binding protein, with the protein MNMRKILGAGAALVLAASSTLAIAETKTVSIGYVEGWSDSVATTFVAAEVLKQKLGYDVKLQSVAAGIMWQAVATDKLDLMLSAWLPGTHGEYIAKYKGQVVDYGPNFKDARIGLIVPEYVKAQSIADLKTDDSFKNKITGIDAGAGVMLKTDQAIKDYALDGYKLQASSGAGMIAELTRAVKRNESIAVTGWVPHWMFAKWKLRFLEDPKGVYGAAETVNSVGSLSLEKKAPDVVAFLKNFQWESKDEIGQVMLAIQEGAKPEVAAKEWVEKNPARVAAWTGK; encoded by the coding sequence ATGAATATGCGCAAAATTCTGGGGGCGGGTGCCGCTCTGGTACTGGCCGCCAGCTCCACGCTGGCCATTGCTGAAACCAAGACAGTGAGTATTGGCTACGTTGAAGGCTGGTCTGACAGTGTCGCCACCACCTTCGTGGCCGCCGAGGTGCTCAAGCAGAAGCTCGGTTATGACGTCAAACTGCAGTCGGTCGCGGCCGGGATCATGTGGCAGGCGGTGGCCACTGACAAACTCGACCTGATGCTCTCGGCGTGGTTGCCAGGCACCCATGGCGAGTACATCGCCAAGTACAAAGGGCAGGTGGTGGATTACGGTCCGAACTTCAAGGATGCCCGCATCGGCCTGATTGTTCCTGAGTACGTGAAAGCCCAGAGCATCGCAGACCTCAAGACTGACGACTCCTTCAAGAACAAGATTACCGGTATCGATGCCGGTGCCGGGGTCATGCTCAAGACCGACCAGGCCATCAAGGACTACGCTCTGGACGGCTATAAACTGCAGGCCAGTTCCGGTGCCGGGATGATCGCCGAGCTGACCCGTGCGGTAAAACGCAATGAATCCATTGCCGTTACCGGCTGGGTGCCGCACTGGATGTTCGCCAAGTGGAAACTGCGCTTCCTGGAAGACCCTAAAGGCGTCTACGGCGCTGCTGAAACGGTCAACAGCGTCGGCAGCCTGAGCCTGGAAAAGAAAGCCCCGGACGTGGTCGCGTTCCTGAAAAACTTCCAGTGGGAGTCCAAGGACGAAATCGGTCAGGTGATGCTGGCCATCCAGGAAGGCGCCAAGCCTGAAGTCGCTGCCAAGGAATGGGTAGAGAAAAACCCGGCCCGCGTCGCGGCCTGGACCGGCAAGTAA
- a CDS encoding serine/threonine protein kinase translates to MLRLLRLAAVLGGLCLSAAALAKNVDPATYGYPLTNPFEATIATTPPDLRPDLPSDDDIDQDDFYLNLHPEREFTLPDNFWAVKKLRYRLARQDHAAPLIFLIAGTGAAYNSTLNEYLKKLYYGAGYHVVQLSSPTSYDFMSSASRYATPGLSKEDAEDLYRVMQGVRAQHADLPITDFYLTGYSLGALNAAFVSHLDETRRSFNFKKVLLLNPPVNLYTSVSNLDKLVQTQVKGINNTTTFYELVLAKLTRYFQQKGYIDLNDALLYDFQMSKEHLSNEQMAMLIGTSFRFSSADIAFTSDLINRRGLITPPKFPISEGTSLTPFLKRAMQCDFDCYMTEQLIPMWRARTDGGSLLQLVDQVSLYSLKDYLHNNSKIAVMHNADDVILGPGDLGFLRQTFGDRLTVYPYGGHCGNLNYRVNSDAMLEFFRG, encoded by the coding sequence ATGCTCCGTCTCCTGCGCTTAGCTGCAGTCCTGGGTGGTCTCTGCCTGAGTGCAGCCGCCCTGGCTAAAAACGTCGACCCGGCCACTTATGGCTATCCGCTGACTAACCCATTCGAAGCGACCATCGCCACCACCCCGCCTGATCTGCGTCCGGATCTGCCGTCCGACGACGACATCGATCAGGACGATTTCTATCTCAACCTGCATCCAGAGCGCGAGTTCACCCTGCCTGACAATTTCTGGGCGGTGAAAAAACTGCGTTATCGTCTGGCCCGCCAGGATCATGCGGCGCCGCTGATTTTTCTGATTGCCGGCACGGGCGCGGCGTATAACAGCACCCTCAACGAATACCTCAAGAAGCTGTATTACGGGGCGGGCTACCACGTTGTGCAATTGTCGTCGCCGACCAGCTACGACTTCATGAGCTCGGCTTCGCGTTATGCAACGCCAGGGCTCTCCAAAGAAGACGCTGAAGACCTGTATCGGGTGATGCAAGGCGTTCGTGCCCAGCACGCTGACTTGCCGATTACCGACTTCTACCTGACCGGTTACAGCCTGGGCGCGCTGAATGCTGCGTTCGTCAGCCACCTGGACGAAACCCGGCGCAGCTTCAACTTCAAGAAGGTGCTGCTGCTCAACCCGCCGGTCAACCTCTACACCTCGGTGAGCAACCTCGACAAGCTGGTGCAGACCCAGGTCAAGGGCATCAACAACACCACCACCTTCTATGAACTGGTGCTGGCCAAGCTGACCCGCTATTTCCAGCAAAAAGGCTACATCGACCTCAACGATGCACTGCTTTATGACTTCCAGATGTCCAAGGAACACTTGAGCAACGAACAGATGGCCATGCTGATCGGCACCTCGTTCCGTTTCTCTTCCGCCGACATCGCCTTTACCTCGGACCTGATCAACCGCCGCGGCCTGATCACCCCGCCGAAGTTCCCGATCAGCGAAGGCACCAGCCTGACCCCGTTCCTCAAGCGCGCCATGCAGTGCGACTTCGACTGCTACATGACCGAGCAGTTGATCCCCATGTGGCGTGCCCGCACCGATGGCGGCAGCTTGCTGCAACTGGTCGACCAGGTCAGCCTCTATTCGCTCAAGGACTACCTGCACAACAACAGCAAGATCGCCGTCATGCACAACGCTGACGACGTGATTCTGGGCCCTGGCGACCTGGGCTTCCTGCGCCAGACTTTCGGCGATCGCCTGACCGTTTATCCTTACGGCGGTCATTGCGGCAACCTCAACTACCGCGTCAACAGCGACGCCATGCTGGAGTTCTTCCGTGGCTAA
- a CDS encoding MlaA family lipoprotein, which yields MAKRHLLLAALLAAGMAQAADQTEISHATKDQATVVRNYDEDGFTQPLKSLKFNPGLDQREFERASTNALEVYDPLESWNRRVWHFNYRFDEWVFLPVVDGYRYITPGFVRSGVSNFFSNLGDVPNLLNSMLQFKGQRSLQTTGRLLLNTTIGVAGLWDPATMMGLPKQSEDFGQTLGFYGVPAGPYIVLPLFGPSNLRDTGGLIFDVAAESQINFLNVAQVSSDHPEIVILRGIDKRYVTSFRYGQMNSPFEYEKVRYVYSESRKLMIAE from the coding sequence GTGGCTAAACGTCATTTACTGCTTGCCGCCCTGCTGGCTGCCGGTATGGCCCAGGCGGCCGACCAGACTGAAATATCCCACGCCACCAAGGACCAGGCCACGGTGGTGCGCAACTACGACGAAGACGGCTTCACCCAGCCGCTCAAGTCGCTGAAGTTCAACCCCGGCCTGGACCAGCGAGAGTTCGAGCGTGCCTCGACCAACGCCCTGGAAGTCTATGACCCGCTGGAGTCGTGGAACCGCCGGGTCTGGCATTTCAACTATCGCTTCGACGAGTGGGTATTCCTGCCGGTGGTCGACGGTTACCGCTACATCACGCCAGGTTTTGTGCGCAGTGGCGTAAGCAACTTCTTCAGCAACCTGGGCGACGTGCCCAACCTGCTCAACAGCATGCTGCAGTTCAAGGGCCAGCGCTCACTGCAAACCACCGGGCGCCTGCTGCTCAACACCACCATCGGTGTGGCCGGCCTGTGGGACCCGGCGACCATGATGGGCCTGCCCAAACAGAGCGAGGACTTCGGTCAGACCCTGGGCTTCTATGGCGTGCCGGCCGGCCCGTACATCGTCCTGCCGCTGTTCGGCCCATCCAACCTGCGTGACACCGGCGGCCTGATCTTCGACGTGGCGGCTGAGTCGCAGATCAACTTCCTCAACGTCGCCCAGGTCAGCAGCGACCACCCGGAAATCGTGATTCTGCGCGGCATCGACAAACGCTACGTAACCAGCTTCCGCTACGGCCAGATGAACTCGCCGTTCGAGTACGAGAAAGTGCGTTATGTGTACAGCGAATCACGCAAGTTGATGATTGCCGAGTAA
- a CDS encoding DUF805 domain-containing protein — protein MKEVIQVYTKAFDFDGRSSVREFVYYSVFLLTILGGLVYLVFDSATQLPEQVVELFILLNVLPNLALTVRRLHDLDKSGWWILISLVPVAGPLILWLMMFFPGSQGANRHGAAPSRLHKANDS, from the coding sequence ATGAAAGAAGTTATTCAGGTCTACACAAAGGCCTTTGACTTTGACGGGCGTTCGAGTGTCAGAGAGTTTGTTTATTACTCGGTTTTCCTGTTGACGATTTTGGGTGGGCTGGTTTATCTGGTGTTTGATAGCGCCACCCAGCTCCCTGAGCAGGTGGTAGAACTTTTCATTCTACTCAACGTTTTGCCCAATCTTGCTTTGACTGTGCGGCGTTTACATGACCTGGATAAAAGCGGGTGGTGGATATTGATCAGTCTGGTTCCTGTGGCTGGGCCATTGATACTTTGGCTTATGATGTTTTTTCCAGGTTCGCAAGGCGCTAATCGCCATGGTGCTGCCCCTTCGAGGTTGCACAAAGCCAATGACTCCTGA
- a CDS encoding DUF805 domain-containing protein gives MMLIACRDMLQFRGRTRRRNFLYYQLFYTAGVIALFMFESDSRIVRGSVQLGGVTAGFIALNLVPGLAITYRRLHDADFNGLWFLVTFIPLYGPLFLLMLCLSSGSVGVNSYGPCPRRSKAAESKVQSGQETCVTRLDGSA, from the coding sequence ATGATGCTCATCGCCTGTCGCGATATGTTGCAGTTCAGAGGACGTACCCGGCGACGGAATTTTTTGTATTACCAGCTCTTTTATACGGCAGGGGTGATCGCTCTTTTTATGTTTGAGAGTGATTCGAGGATCGTGAGGGGCAGTGTTCAACTGGGGGGAGTGACGGCTGGATTCATCGCCCTCAATTTAGTACCCGGTCTGGCCATCACGTATCGGCGACTTCACGATGCCGATTTCAACGGGCTGTGGTTTTTGGTCACCTTCATTCCGCTTTATGGGCCTTTGTTTCTGTTGATGCTGTGTCTGTCATCCGGGTCGGTAGGCGTGAACAGCTATGGGCCTTGCCCACGCAGGTCTAAGGCTGCCGAGAGCAAAGTGCAGAGCGGTCAGGAAACGTGCGTAACTCGCCTTGACGGATCGGCATGA
- a CDS encoding DUF805 domain-containing protein translates to MLMGHVSYFFRRPDFKGRSNRKELFSFLISFSVIFYLYLQIRLLAPGSDLVWQVELLMIYILAPLPALLARRIHDIGCSAWVSLAWLLPFAGLVLCAWMLLEKGEPRENYYGLPPA, encoded by the coding sequence ATGTTAATGGGGCACGTATCTTATTTTTTTAGACGGCCGGATTTTAAGGGGCGTTCGAATCGCAAAGAGCTTTTCTCTTTCTTGATATCGTTTAGCGTTATTTTCTACCTGTATCTGCAGATCAGATTGTTGGCGCCAGGGTCTGACCTGGTATGGCAGGTCGAGTTGCTGATGATCTATATCCTGGCGCCTTTACCCGCCTTGCTTGCACGTCGTATTCATGACATTGGCTGTAGTGCCTGGGTCAGCCTGGCTTGGTTGCTGCCGTTCGCAGGTCTTGTTCTCTGTGCATGGATGCTTCTCGAAAAAGGAGAACCGAGGGAGAACTATTACGGATTGCCACCCGCTTGA
- a CDS encoding pirin family protein gives MTTFRKVLSIHTGQPASDGAGVKLTRVFGGPGVEQFDPFLMLDEFGSDQPDDYIAGFPPHPHRGFETVTYMLEGRMRHEDHMGNVGLLQGGGVQWMTAARGIIHSEMPEQEQGVMRGFQLWLNLPGKNKLMDASYQDIQPEHIPRLTTANGIEVVVIAGQFDDGQMQQAGAVQRPDTEPQYFDLHLPAGASISPLLPDGHRVLLYVYEGEIEVGGCPQAVAASRLVRLGEDGELRIQSAAGARVLLLAGKPLHEPIVQYGPFVMNSREEIEQALRDFRDDRLTA, from the coding sequence ATGACCACATTTCGCAAAGTCCTGTCGATCCACACTGGCCAGCCCGCTTCCGACGGTGCCGGGGTCAAGCTGACTCGCGTGTTTGGCGGCCCTGGGGTGGAGCAGTTCGACCCGTTCCTGATGCTCGACGAGTTCGGCTCCGACCAGCCCGACGACTATATCGCCGGCTTTCCGCCGCACCCGCACCGCGGCTTCGAGACCGTTACCTACATGCTTGAAGGGCGGATGCGCCACGAAGACCACATGGGCAACGTCGGCCTGTTGCAAGGCGGCGGCGTGCAGTGGATGACCGCAGCCCGCGGCATCATCCACAGCGAGATGCCGGAGCAGGAGCAAGGCGTGATGCGCGGCTTTCAGTTGTGGCTGAACCTGCCGGGCAAAAACAAGTTGATGGATGCCAGTTATCAGGACATCCAGCCAGAACATATTCCACGCCTGACCACCGCCAATGGCATTGAGGTGGTGGTAATCGCCGGCCAGTTTGACGACGGTCAGATGCAACAGGCCGGCGCCGTACAGCGCCCGGACACCGAGCCGCAGTATTTCGACCTGCACCTGCCGGCCGGCGCCAGCATCAGCCCCCTGCTGCCAGACGGGCATCGGGTGTTGCTCTATGTGTATGAAGGTGAAATCGAGGTAGGCGGTTGCCCGCAGGCAGTGGCCGCCAGCCGCCTGGTGCGTCTGGGAGAAGACGGCGAACTGCGTATTCAAAGCGCTGCCGGAGCCAGGGTATTGCTGCTTGCCGGTAAGCCTTTGCATGAGCCAATCGTGCAGTACGGGCCGTTCGTGATGAACAGCCGCGAAGAGATCGAACAGGCCCTGCGTGATTTCCGGGATGATCGGCTGACGGCTTGA
- a CDS encoding GNAT family N-acetyltransferase encodes MDAPIPLQFNPIDLDRHADLCVRFREDVFQLALGTTLPLHGEDGQGAGRYLDWLAQRSQALPGSMMHVWQGDEIVGQLELNQPQPALGYVHLFYLTEPYRHLGLGQQLHDRAIAFFRQRQCTTLQLSASPDNLPALRFYQRNGWRDIGPREATPGVNLFERVM; translated from the coding sequence ATGGATGCTCCCATACCCCTCCAATTCAACCCCATCGACCTCGACCGTCACGCCGACCTGTGCGTGCGCTTTCGTGAGGATGTGTTCCAGTTGGCGCTAGGCACGACGCTGCCGCTGCATGGCGAAGACGGGCAGGGGGCGGGGCGTTATCTGGACTGGCTGGCGCAGCGCTCGCAGGCGCTGCCGGGCAGCATGATGCATGTCTGGCAGGGCGACGAGATCGTCGGGCAACTGGAGTTGAACCAGCCGCAGCCGGCGCTGGGCTATGTGCATCTGTTCTATCTCACTGAGCCTTACCGTCATCTGGGCCTGGGCCAGCAGTTGCATGATCGGGCGATCGCGTTCTTTCGCCAGCGGCAGTGCACGACCCTGCAGTTGTCGGCGAGCCCGGACAACCTTCCGGCGCTGCGTTTTTACCAGCGCAATGGCTGGCGTGATATCGGCCCGCGTGAGGCGACACCGGGGGTTAACCTGTTCGAGCGGGTCATGTGA